A window of the Brassica napus cultivar Da-Ae chromosome C5, Da-Ae, whole genome shotgun sequence genome harbors these coding sequences:
- the LOC106362951 gene encoding agamous-like MADS-box protein AGL63 — protein MRKGKVVIKKLDDKVERQVTFAKRKKSLMKKARELSVLCDVPIVLIIFSQTDKLYSFCSQSTSMENLIMRYQLAKEGHAAAVDSFHPDHELYREETKESMMREIENLKMNLQLYGGGHGLNLLTYDDLLRFELQLESSLQNARARKFELMHQQQQKGRAEGKGKGELSLEIFMDEENQQFYHLGQGSSWEHLMWQAERQMMTCQREVEDDFMRRHMKEQFPFNVDEQPTGLLQLPRTPPSPLKP, from the exons ATGAGGAAAGGTAAGGTGGTGATAAAAAAGCTAGATGATAAGGTAGAAAGACAAGTGACCTTCGCGAAGAGAAAGAAGAGTCTGATGAAGAAGGCACGTGAACTCTCTGTTCTCTGTGATGTTCCCATTGTTCTCATCATCTTCTCCCAGACGGACAAGCTCTACTCTTTCTGCTCCCAGTCCACCAG CATGGAGAATCTCATCATGAGATATCAATTGGCAAAGGAAGGTCATGCCGCTGCAGTCGACAGTTTCCACCCT GATCACGAATTATACCGTGAAGAGACGAAGGAATCAATgatgagagagatagagaatcTTAAAATGAATCTTCAACTCTACGGAGGAGGACATGGCTTGAACCTCTTAACCTACGACGATCTCCTTCGCTTTGAGCTCCAACTCgaatcttctctccaaaatgCTCGAGCTCGTAag TTTGAGCTCATGCATCAGCAGCAACAAAAGGGACGAGCCGAAGGGAAAGGGAAAGGTGAGTTGTCATTG GAAATATTCATGGATGAAGAGAACCAACAGTTTTACCATCTG GGACAAGGAAGCTCTTGGGAGCATCTGATGTGGCAAGCAGAGAGACAGATGATGACGTGTCAAAGAGAAGTAGAAGATGACTTTATGCGTCGGCACATGAAAGAGCAGTTCCCTTTCAACGTTGATGAACAACCTACCGGCCTTCTTCAACTCCCCCGCACTCCTCCATCGCCGTTAAAACCCTGA